A genomic region of Planktothrix serta PCC 8927 contains the following coding sequences:
- a CDS encoding CHAT domain-containing protein has product MSLSEIPCLSIAIARMNTSVADHFATWVVQSPDWNGYVHHDSSWPEPLSQTWQAWLELFSPQSVPNSLCSPPTANLPLITPSDSGRQLSYSTRLMQQLGINLWQWLFQGSIQASLHRSQGIAIGQDQPLRIRLDLRDPDLIPIPWETMQPQAGQPAISLSPNLWFSRTTFDVNPLPQRLVAQGLNILLILGENQIHNAVVEQASCLLKLKLKLEEEAIALGKAFEQCGIDIQGNKIDTHVSCNVKTLIQPTVEQLIAELETDRYNVLFYAGHGVPAPDGGLLFLRPDTTVNGTELAQVLVRCGIILAVFNTCWSAQPAVEAVSTSSNPLFQAIPSSSLAKVLIHHGVPAVLGMRDSITDSEALSFIQAFARALGERLPVDQAVAVARQQLLALYKFNQPAWTLPILYMHPEFNGVLVQPLEQIRTEMPNTAVTGFGDVPRAWLRLYNPVGNTAAQVWPVETGLVRVGRGEGNDVIVSEQWVSSKHAEIFCRHSSDGKTKPNYFLRDFSRYGTLVSNTQEWQRIHHQEIPLISGMQLKFGSSQGQILEFIIEAQYGE; this is encoded by the coding sequence ATGTCGTTGTCAGAAATCCCTTGCTTAAGTATTGCCATCGCTCGGATGAATACCTCCGTTGCTGATCATTTTGCAACTTGGGTGGTACAATCTCCCGATTGGAATGGATATGTTCACCACGATAGTAGCTGGCCAGAACCCCTTTCCCAAACTTGGCAAGCGTGGTTAGAACTATTTTCGCCCCAAAGTGTTCCCAATAGTCTGTGCTCTCCACCAACCGCTAATTTACCCTTAATCACCCCGTCTGATTCGGGGCGGCAATTGAGTTACAGTACCCGTTTAATGCAACAATTGGGAATTAATCTCTGGCAATGGTTATTTCAAGGGTCAATTCAAGCCAGTTTACATCGCAGTCAAGGTATTGCTATTGGACAGGATCAACCCCTACGAATTCGCTTAGATTTACGAGATCCAGATTTAATCCCCATTCCTTGGGAAACAATGCAACCCCAAGCAGGTCAACCCGCGATTTCCTTGAGTCCAAACCTGTGGTTTAGTCGCACAACCTTTGATGTTAACCCCTTACCCCAGCGTTTGGTCGCTCAAGGGTTAAATATTTTATTAATTTTAGGGGAAAATCAAATTCACAATGCAGTTGTGGAACAGGCATCTTGCCTGTTAAAATTAAAACTAAAATTAGAAGAAGAAGCGATCGCATTAGGTAAAGCTTTTGAACAATGTGGCATTGATATTCAAGGAAATAAAATCGATACCCATGTTTCCTGTAATGTCAAAACCTTAATTCAACCGACCGTTGAACAACTGATTGCTGAGTTAGAAACCGATCGCTATAATGTTTTATTTTATGCCGGACATGGGGTTCCTGCTCCCGATGGTGGGTTATTATTTTTACGTCCCGATACCACCGTTAATGGCACAGAACTCGCTCAAGTTTTAGTCCGATGTGGAATTATTTTAGCGGTGTTTAATACCTGTTGGAGCGCTCAACCTGCGGTCGAAGCCGTATCAACTTCTTCTAATCCTTTATTTCAAGCCATCCCTAGTAGTAGTTTAGCAAAGGTTTTGATCCATCACGGGGTTCCGGCCGTATTGGGAATGCGGGACTCAATTACTGACTCAGAGGCGTTAAGCTTTATTCAGGCCTTCGCCAGAGCATTAGGAGAACGTCTTCCGGTAGATCAGGCCGTTGCGGTGGCCCGTCAGCAGTTGTTAGCCTTGTATAAATTTAATCAACCCGCTTGGACATTACCCATATTGTATATGCACCCGGAATTTAACGGGGTGTTGGTGCAGCCGTTAGAACAAATTAGAACAGAAATGCCTAATACGGCTGTCACGGGGTTTGGGGATGTTCCTAGGGCGTGGTTACGATTGTATAATCCAGTGGGGAATACTGCGGCACAAGTTTGGCCCGTTGAAACCGGATTAGTGCGGGTGGGTCGAGGAGAAGGAAATGATGTAATTGTTTCTGAACAGTGGGTTTCTTCCAAACACGCCGAAATTTTTTGTCGTCATAGTTCCGATGGTAAAACCAAACCCAATTATTTTTTAAGGGATTTTTCCCGTTATGGAACATTAGTTTCTAATACTCAAGAATGGCAGCGCATTCATCATCAAGAAATTCCGTTAATATCAGGAATGCAGTTAAAATTTGGCAGTTCCCAAGGTCAAATTTTAGAATTTATTATTGAGGCTCAATATGGGGAATAG
- the glgX gene encoding glycogen debranching protein GlgX has protein sequence MNLEVLSGQSFPLGSTVYPNGVNFCVFSKNCIAIELLLFDSPDASEPTDIIPFNPKQNKTFYYWHIFVPGIEAGQIYGYRVYGLYKPELGYRFDPEKVLLDPYAKAIVNTENYSRSAASVPGNNCAQALKGVVIDKRTYDWEGDKPLELPYSQTIIYELHVGGFTRNPNSGIAPEKRGTYAGLVEKIPYLKDLGITAVELLPIHQFDQQDAVPPRSNYWGYSTISFFAPHREYSFCRDDFGPVNEFRDMVKAFHKAGIEVILDVVYNHTAEGNEDGPTLSFRGFDNSMYYILEKDNLAYYSNYSGCGNTIKANHEISGQLIIDSLRYWVSEMHVDGFRFDLASILSRDKEGNPIDDAPILWIIKSDPVLAGAKLIVEAWDAGGLYQVGSLAGDRFGEWNGQFRDDVRRFVKGDEEQVEKLAYRIMGSPDIYPHPDREVHCSINFVTCHDGFTLNDLVCYNEKHNEANGEENRDGSEYNFSWNCGVEGSTDDLYIQALRLQQIKNFWVILLLSQGTPMMLMGDEVCRTQFGNNNAYCQDNELGWFDWSDVGKHPDVLRFVKSLIRFKKELHLFQLEDILEVDIQSELPHVIWHGVRIGKPDLAENSRTIAFSLYHPEKGEHLHIMLNSYWEPLNFQLPPLSKGERWHRLVDTALAVPNDISSLNVAPPITGKYYHLSPRCAVVLIAQS, from the coding sequence GTGAATCTTGAGGTCTTGTCCGGTCAAAGTTTCCCCTTGGGATCTACGGTTTATCCAAATGGGGTAAATTTTTGTGTTTTTTCTAAAAATTGTATTGCTATAGAATTATTACTGTTTGATAGCCCGGATGCGTCTGAACCGACTGATATTATTCCCTTTAACCCGAAACAAAATAAAACCTTTTATTATTGGCATATTTTTGTTCCCGGAATTGAAGCCGGACAGATTTATGGCTATCGCGTTTATGGCTTATATAAACCAGAATTAGGCTATCGTTTCGATCCCGAAAAGGTATTATTAGATCCCTATGCTAAAGCCATTGTTAATACTGAAAATTATAGTCGATCAGCGGCTTCTGTGCCGGGAAATAATTGCGCCCAAGCGTTAAAAGGAGTTGTGATTGACAAGAGAACTTATGACTGGGAAGGGGATAAACCTTTAGAATTGCCCTACTCCCAAACGATTATTTATGAACTGCACGTTGGCGGTTTTACTCGCAATCCTAACTCAGGAATTGCCCCAGAAAAACGGGGAACCTATGCGGGATTAGTGGAAAAAATTCCCTATTTAAAAGATTTAGGAATTACCGCCGTTGAATTACTCCCCATTCATCAATTTGATCAACAGGATGCAGTTCCTCCTCGAAGTAACTATTGGGGATATAGTACCATTTCATTTTTTGCTCCCCATCGAGAATATAGTTTCTGTCGAGATGATTTTGGCCCGGTTAATGAATTTCGAGATATGGTCAAGGCATTTCATAAAGCCGGAATAGAAGTAATTTTAGATGTGGTTTATAACCATACCGCCGAAGGGAATGAAGACGGCCCGACGTTATCTTTCCGGGGATTTGATAACAGTATGTACTATATTTTGGAAAAAGATAATCTGGCTTATTATAGTAATTATAGTGGCTGTGGAAATACGATTAAAGCGAATCATGAAATTTCAGGACAGTTAATTATTGATAGTCTGCGATATTGGGTTTCAGAAATGCACGTTGATGGGTTTCGCTTTGATTTGGCTTCGATTTTATCGCGTGATAAAGAAGGAAATCCGATTGATGATGCGCCGATTTTATGGATTATTAAATCTGACCCGGTATTAGCCGGAGCTAAATTAATTGTTGAAGCCTGGGATGCGGGAGGATTATATCAAGTTGGATCATTAGCAGGCGATCGCTTTGGAGAATGGAATGGACAATTTAGGGATGATGTCCGTCGTTTTGTTAAAGGGGATGAAGAACAAGTTGAAAAGTTAGCTTATCGAATTATGGGAAGTCCTGATATTTATCCCCATCCCGATCGAGAAGTGCATTGTAGTATTAATTTTGTCACCTGTCATGATGGCTTTACTTTGAATGATTTAGTCTGTTATAATGAAAAACATAATGAAGCCAATGGCGAAGAAAACCGAGACGGTTCTGAGTATAATTTTAGTTGGAATTGTGGAGTTGAAGGTTCAACGGATGACCTATATATTCAAGCCTTACGCCTGCAACAAATTAAAAACTTTTGGGTGATATTATTACTGTCTCAAGGAACTCCGATGATGTTAATGGGGGATGAGGTTTGTCGAACCCAATTCGGGAATAATAACGCCTACTGTCAGGATAATGAATTAGGCTGGTTTGATTGGAGTGATGTCGGCAAACATCCTGATGTATTGCGGTTTGTGAAAAGCTTAATCCGCTTTAAAAAAGAACTCCATCTGTTTCAATTAGAGGATATTTTAGAAGTGGATATCCAGAGTGAGTTACCCCATGTTATTTGGCATGGAGTTCGCATCGGAAAACCTGATTTAGCTGAAAATTCTCGCACGATCGCGTTTAGTTTATATCATCCTGAAAAAGGCGAACATCTCCATATTATGTTAAATTCCTATTGGGAACCCTTGAACTTTCAGTTACCTCCCCTCTCTAAAGGGGAACGTTGGCATCGTTTGGTTGATACAGCCTTAGCGGTTCCTAATGATATTAGTAGTTTAAATGTTGCACCACCGATTACAGGAAAATATTATCATTTGAGTCCTCGTTGTGCTGTGGTTTTAATAGCTCAATCCTAA
- a CDS encoding Uma2 family endonuclease, with translation MIQTLEQVRWTIHDVEGLPENEWICYEILDGELFMTRSPHRRHQQTCGKIFSQLDSWSESSHLGVTIFAPGLIFSEFDSVIPDVVWVTHERLEQIEDEAGHLTGAPELVIEVLSPGKQNERRDKQAKLKLYSITGVQEYWIINYFTKQVEIYRREQAQLVKVATLLETDEITSPLLPGFSAVVRLFFP, from the coding sequence ATGATTCAAACCCTAGAACAAGTACGCTGGACAATTCACGATGTTGAGGGACTACCAGAAAATGAATGGATATGTTATGAAATTCTCGATGGAGAACTATTTATGACTCGCTCTCCCCATCGTCGCCATCAACAGACTTGTGGTAAAATTTTTAGTCAACTAGATAGTTGGTCAGAGTCGAGTCATTTAGGCGTAACAATTTTTGCTCCAGGTTTAATCTTTTCCGAGTTTGATAGCGTCATTCCTGATGTCGTTTGGGTCACTCATGAACGACTTGAACAAATTGAAGATGAAGCCGGACATTTAACAGGTGCACCTGAGTTAGTTATTGAAGTTTTATCCCCCGGAAAACAAAATGAACGCCGCGATAAACAAGCTAAATTAAAACTCTATTCTATTACCGGAGTTCAAGAATATTGGATTATTAATTATTTCACGAAACAAGTTGAAATTTATCGTCGAGAACAAGCACAATTAGTTAAAGTTGCAACCTTATTAGAAACCGATGAAATTACATCCCCATTATTACCCGGATTTAGTGCGGTTGTTCGGTTATTTTTTCCTTAA
- a CDS encoding ATP-binding protein — MMDIAELAAPLETFGRQSQFQQITQALARDRDLLIAGVPGSGRRTLVRRAAVEVGAKIIEVDCIRATDGLRLTQLLCEGISQAVKSPTAIQCLQQWTTTEAAEFFVWQGNMAKSLRLIAKPEEVWQAYQLLIHFPQQLAEFVGRQVVLILQSFPHIRSWDRQGDWEKLLRQEIQQQNSVSYVLVATLAETSNQEEFHKNLDIVQLTPLSNDVVAAWAHGVLHRENLTFDPRSQALKHFLEAVQGHIGDASALVRRLCRVKTNNGLIGDEEIEETLQELLADLSTVFESLLVLLPSSQAQLLESLALDPTDKPQSREYITKHHLSRGGSLQGAIAGLQHKGLIYGSELGYKLALPLFGLWIKQRLS; from the coding sequence ATGATGGATATAGCAGAGTTAGCAGCGCCTTTAGAAACCTTTGGACGACAGAGCCAATTTCAGCAGATCACTCAGGCGTTGGCCCGTGATCGGGATTTGTTAATTGCGGGGGTTCCGGGTAGTGGCCGCCGAACCCTCGTCAGACGGGCTGCGGTGGAGGTAGGGGCGAAAATCATTGAAGTGGACTGTATTCGAGCAACGGATGGCTTGCGGTTGACTCAACTGTTGTGTGAGGGGATTTCCCAGGCGGTTAAAAGTCCAACAGCGATTCAATGTTTGCAACAGTGGACAACAACAGAAGCTGCTGAATTTTTTGTTTGGCAAGGAAATATGGCAAAAAGTTTGCGGTTAATTGCGAAACCGGAAGAAGTTTGGCAAGCCTATCAATTATTAATTCATTTTCCTCAACAGTTAGCAGAATTTGTGGGGCGACAAGTGGTGTTAATTTTGCAAAGTTTTCCTCATATTCGCTCTTGGGATCGACAGGGAGATTGGGAAAAGTTATTGCGTCAAGAAATACAACAACAAAATTCTGTGAGTTATGTTTTAGTGGCAACTTTGGCAGAAACAAGTAATCAAGAGGAGTTTCATAAAAATTTAGATATTGTGCAGTTAACACCCTTATCTAATGATGTAGTAGCGGCTTGGGCGCATGGGGTTTTGCATCGAGAAAATTTAACATTTGATCCGCGATCGCAAGCATTAAAACACTTTTTAGAAGCGGTGCAAGGACATATTGGAGATGCTTCGGCTTTAGTGCGTCGCTTGTGTAGAGTAAAAACAAATAATGGTTTAATTGGGGATGAAGAAATTGAGGAAACGTTACAGGAATTATTAGCGGATCTTTCAACGGTGTTTGAGTCGTTGTTAGTGTTACTTCCATCTTCCCAAGCTCAATTATTAGAGTCTTTAGCGTTAGATCCAACGGATAAACCCCAAAGTCGAGAATATATTACGAAACATCATTTATCGAGGGGAGGAAGTTTACAGGGGGCGATCGCAGGTTTACAACATAAAGGCTTAATTTATGGTTCAGAATTAGGCTATAAATTAGCTTTACCGCTATTTGGGTTATGGATCAAACAACGGTTAAGTTAA
- a CDS encoding DUF433 domain-containing protein: protein MTVQSISRYVSRNPEILQGEPIILGTRTSVRAIVGLWRLGISPEEIPIHLPHLTLAQVFDALSFYLDNQEEINHYIEQNRIPKELLKP from the coding sequence ATGACTGTGCAATCTATTTCCCGTTATGTGAGTCGTAACCCTGAAATCCTTCAAGGTGAACCGATTATTTTAGGAACCCGAACTTCGGTGCGAGCTATCGTTGGGTTATGGCGTTTAGGAATATCTCCTGAAGAAATCCCAATACATCTACCCCATCTAACATTAGCACAGGTCTTTGATGCCTTGAGTTTCTATTTAGATAATCAAGAGGAAATTAATCATTATATTGAACAAAATCGAATTCCTAAAGAATTATTAAAACCCTAG
- the rppA gene encoding two-component system response regulator RppA, whose product MKILLVEDEPDLGEAIKRILTQKAYIVDWVSDGIEAWDYLENQWTQYTLAIFDWLLPGLSGIELCQKLRQKGSFIPILILTAKDTEADKIMGLDAGADDYLVKPFGMGELLARLRALQRRSPQLQPQQLQLNHFILDYQFYTFSDQKNSDHPLTISLTNKEFQLLDYFMRHPNQIVTRDQLLGQLWEVGSEPESNVVAAQIRLLRRKLSEISCDHLIETVYGLGYRFLIDHHS is encoded by the coding sequence ATGAAAATTTTGTTAGTGGAAGATGAACCCGATTTAGGAGAAGCTATTAAACGAATATTAACGCAGAAAGCATACATTGTAGATTGGGTTTCCGATGGTATTGAGGCTTGGGATTATTTGGAAAATCAATGGACACAATATACTTTAGCTATTTTTGATTGGTTGTTACCGGGCTTATCGGGTATTGAACTTTGTCAAAAGCTCCGACAAAAAGGCAGTTTTATTCCGATTTTAATTTTAACCGCAAAAGATACCGAAGCCGATAAAATTATGGGGTTAGATGCTGGGGCGGATGATTATTTAGTTAAACCGTTTGGTATGGGAGAATTGTTAGCTCGTTTACGAGCTTTACAACGGCGTTCTCCTCAACTTCAACCCCAACAATTACAATTAAATCATTTTATCTTGGATTATCAATTTTATACATTTTCTGATCAAAAAAACTCTGATCATCCTTTAACTATTAGTTTAACCAATAAAGAATTTCAACTGTTAGATTATTTTATGCGTCATCCGAACCAAATTGTTACCCGTGACCAACTTTTAGGTCAACTTTGGGAAGTGGGATCAGAACCCGAAAGTAATGTTGTTGCGGCTCAAATTCGCTTACTGAGACGGAAACTTTCAGAAATTAGTTGTGATCATTTGATTGAAACCGTTTATGGTTTAGGATATCGGTTTTTAATTGATCATCATTCATGA
- a CDS encoding DUF1800 family protein, translating to MILAEKQTLEQAKTLGLDSKSMMKIKQSFNQKIMQQAKRGRLLRAFASPRQLQEVMVDFWYNHFNVFANQ from the coding sequence GTGATTCTAGCGGAAAAACAAACCCTAGAACAAGCAAAAACCCTGGGTTTAGATAGCAAATCGATGATGAAAATTAAACAAAGCTTTAATCAAAAAATTATGCAGCAAGCGAAACGAGGACGGTTATTAAGAGCCTTTGCCAGTCCTCGTCAATTGCAAGAAGTCATGGTCGATTTCTGGTATAATCATTTTAATGTATTTGCTAACCAGTAG
- a CDS encoding Uma2 family endonuclease translates to MSQTLEQVRWTIHDVEGLPENDWIRYEILDGELFMTRSPHRRHQQACVKISKLLDTWSESSHLGVTIFAPGLIFSEFDSVIPDVVWVTHERLEQIEDEAGHLTGAPELVIEVLSPGKQNERRDKQAKLKLYSITGVQEYWIINYFTKQVEIYRREQAQLVKVATLLETDEITSPLLPGFSAVVRLFFP, encoded by the coding sequence ATGAGTCAAACCCTAGAACAAGTACGCTGGACAATTCACGATGTTGAGGGACTACCGGAAAATGACTGGATACGTTATGAAATTCTCGACGGAGAACTATTTATGACTCGCTCTCCCCATCGTCGCCATCAACAGGCTTGCGTTAAGATTTCTAAATTGCTTGATACTTGGTCAGAGTCGAGTCATTTAGGCGTAACAATTTTTGCTCCGGGTTTAATCTTTTCCGAGTTTGATAGCGTCATTCCTGATGTCGTTTGGGTCACTCATGAACGACTTGAACAAATTGAAGATGAAGCCGGACATTTAACAGGTGCACCTGAGTTAGTTATTGAAGTTTTATCCCCCGGAAAACAAAATGAACGCCGCGATAAACAAGCTAAATTAAAACTCTATTCTATTACCGGAGTTCAAGAATATTGGATTATTAATTATTTCACTAAACAAGTTGAAATTTATCGTCGAGAACAAGCACAATTAGTTAAAGTTGCAACTCTATTAGAAACCGATGAAATTACATCCCCATTATTACCCGGATTTAGTGCGGTTGTTCGGTTATTTTTTCCTTAA
- a CDS encoding DNA cytosine methyltransferase produces MKNFIDLFSGAGGMSCGLEMAGMNCLLGIDFDQSSLETFQANHPHSQTILGDLREITTESIQDIIGNQTIDLICGGPPCQGFSTIGTNDKQDCRNFLFFEFLRMVEAFKPNFIILENVTGLLSKRNESTLALMINSFNQLGYTVDVKVLSAHHYGVPQARRRTILLGNRFGVNNIYPEKQFKDSEKDPDALPLPRTVEWAFNTLLEFEGQSFNHNLQTAQIKNELERKRIHYIPEGKGIRYERDQLAYLPQSLWYDIDWKTIREERFRETKLKRLDRYSHSGTINTNKTTYYHPTEDRYLTPREAAAIQSFPAHYIFYGTLSQQWRQIGNAVPPLLAASVGKAILKLDKLKDKLEKSYSIPDFNTVRSYAFNYRFKEKITEQPH; encoded by the coding sequence ATGAAAAACTTTATTGATTTGTTTTCTGGCGCAGGGGGAATGTCCTGTGGATTAGAAATGGCGGGAATGAACTGTTTATTAGGAATTGATTTTGATCAATCTTCCTTAGAAACCTTTCAAGCTAATCATCCCCATTCTCAAACAATTTTAGGAGATTTACGCGAAATTACCACAGAATCAATTCAAGATATTATCGGAAATCAAACAATAGATTTAATTTGCGGAGGGCCACCTTGTCAGGGATTTTCGACCATTGGAACTAATGATAAACAAGATTGTCGTAATTTTCTATTTTTTGAATTTTTGCGAATGGTAGAAGCTTTTAAGCCTAATTTTATTATTCTGGAAAATGTTACAGGTTTATTATCTAAGCGCAATGAAAGTACATTAGCATTAATGATTAACAGTTTTAATCAATTGGGTTATACTGTGGATGTTAAGGTATTATCGGCACATCATTATGGTGTTCCTCAAGCGAGACGACGGACTATTTTATTGGGAAATCGTTTCGGAGTTAATAACATTTATCCAGAAAAACAATTTAAAGATTCTGAAAAAGATCCTGATGCTTTACCCTTACCCCGAACTGTTGAATGGGCTTTTAACACCTTATTAGAGTTTGAAGGTCAAAGCTTTAATCATAATTTGCAAACGGCTCAAATTAAAAATGAATTAGAACGCAAAAGAATTCATTATATCCCTGAAGGTAAAGGGATTCGTTATGAACGAGATCAGTTAGCGTATCTTCCGCAGTCATTATGGTATGATATAGATTGGAAAACAATTCGAGAAGAACGATTTCGAGAAACGAAATTAAAGCGTTTAGATCGTTACTCCCATTCAGGTACAATTAATACGAATAAAACCACTTATTATCATCCCACAGAAGATCGTTATTTGACTCCTAGAGAAGCCGCTGCTATCCAATCTTTCCCAGCCCATTATATTTTTTATGGGACATTATCTCAACAATGGCGACAAATTGGTAATGCTGTTCCCCCGTTATTAGCTGCATCAGTAGGAAAAGCTATTTTAAAGTTAGATAAATTGAAAGATAAGTTAGAAAAATCTTATTCTATACCCGATTTTAATACTGTTCGTTCTTATGCGTTTAATTATAGGTTTAAGGAAAAAATAACCGAACAACCGCACTAA
- a CDS encoding flagellar hook assembly protein FlgD: MKRTGLFLLLFLLTGCEILSEHWQQLSKTMNIVSTNSSGKIEQCSEQPQANIDPKNIKLITLTAVNTKESGQIRQGNYLAYQFPAKAGQQLNYRTEDNLCIWIYAPDRQLIKTKDLPQTGQYTMVLTALKGATTFDIKMNLSSRGVTGTQPLQPLPPFANSPTPSPTPTATASISPEVKTPTERVTFDPGTTGKTVTGTIKPTEKRQYTLECAAGQKMSIDVKEGTVNINIIDPNGQTIGTIKNGKNWQGELPTNGDYSIEVSAPKDANFKLNVDVSAL; this comes from the coding sequence ATGAAAAGAACAGGTTTATTTCTATTGTTATTTTTGTTAACAGGTTGTGAAATCTTATCGGAACATTGGCAACAACTTTCAAAGACCATGAATATTGTTAGCACGAATTCCTCTGGGAAAATCGAACAATGTTCTGAACAACCCCAAGCTAATATTGATCCGAAAAATATTAAATTAATCACTTTAACGGCGGTTAATACCAAAGAATCGGGTCAAATTCGCCAAGGAAATTATTTGGCTTATCAATTTCCTGCCAAAGCAGGTCAACAGTTAAATTATCGCACAGAAGATAATTTATGTATTTGGATTTATGCGCCAGATCGACAACTGATTAAAACTAAAGATTTGCCCCAAACAGGTCAGTATACAATGGTATTAACGGCTTTAAAAGGGGCAACAACTTTTGATATCAAAATGAATTTAAGTTCTCGTGGTGTGACAGGAACACAACCCCTACAACCCTTACCGCCTTTTGCTAATTCTCCGACTCCTTCCCCTACCCCCACAGCAACCGCCTCTATTTCTCCTGAAGTTAAAACCCCAACAGAACGAGTCACTTTTGACCCAGGAACAACGGGAAAAACGGTTACAGGGACGATTAAACCCACTGAAAAACGACAATATACATTAGAATGTGCTGCGGGACAAAAGATGTCAATTGATGTCAAAGAAGGGACGGTTAATATTAATATTATAGACCCTAATGGTCAAACAATCGGCACGATTAAAAATGGTAAAAACTGGCAAGGAGAATTACCGACTAATGGGGATTATTCTATAGAAGTTTCTGCCCCAAAAGACGCGAATTTTAAACTTAATGTTGATGTTTCTGCTTTGTAA
- the rppB gene encoding two-component system sensor histidine kinase RppB — protein sequence MNQNSLFKRTKLRLTCYYAGVMGVILSICGLGVYEAIAHAHWITLDREIESVAGALHDSLETVLQQPGQLEPDVLRIIPDLCFLKAKKSNYIGLNLVNYPNNKLKKNSPSFSPNFELNCLPIIDENGQNFHRLAPYHNNSYLIRLLNNLGDLVAFTGTHNLDLFPHSQGEIWQTFTDKSGIRYRQYSLILHTRNQQNWGTLQLGRSLQDFDQYMTIVTLILVIGLPLALILVGFASWKLAGIAMQPIYYSYQQIQQFTADAAHELRTPLAAIQATVESRIKLEPLTETEAKETLKIVDRQNHRLSQLVKDLLLLSRMDQDAIPLSKKLCCLNDLISDLQEEIAVMVLNSELFVTTDIREKQPIYILGNEEQLYRVIFNLAINSIQYTPPGGQIILGLDSSHQQAIIQVKDTGIGIPLNEQSRIFDRFYRVHSDRSRKTGGSGLGLAIVKAIIQAHRGSIEVESQPGKGSTFTVRFPLKPTATFMPYS from the coding sequence ATGAATCAAAACTCACTATTTAAACGGACAAAATTACGGTTAACCTGTTACTATGCTGGGGTGATGGGCGTGATTCTCAGTATTTGCGGTTTAGGGGTTTATGAAGCGATCGCCCATGCTCATTGGATTACCTTAGATCGAGAAATAGAATCCGTTGCTGGAGCATTACATGATAGTTTAGAAACAGTTTTACAACAACCCGGACAGTTAGAACCTGATGTTTTAAGAATTATTCCTGATCTGTGTTTCTTAAAAGCAAAGAAAAGTAATTATATTGGGTTAAATTTAGTTAATTATCCTAATAATAAACTCAAAAAAAACTCGCCATCATTTTCTCCTAATTTTGAATTAAATTGTTTACCTATTATTGATGAAAATGGGCAAAACTTTCATCGATTAGCACCCTATCATAATAATTCTTATTTAATTCGTTTATTAAATAATTTAGGGGATTTAGTTGCATTTACTGGAACCCATAACCTCGATTTATTTCCCCATTCTCAGGGAGAAATTTGGCAAACCTTCACTGATAAAAGCGGAATTCGCTATCGTCAATATTCTTTAATTTTACATACTCGAAATCAACAAAATTGGGGAACGTTACAACTGGGGCGATCGCTACAGGATTTTGACCAATATATGACCATTGTAACATTAATTTTGGTGATTGGTTTACCCTTGGCTTTAATTCTAGTTGGGTTTGCGAGTTGGAAATTAGCCGGAATTGCTATGCAACCCATTTATTATTCCTATCAACAAATTCAACAATTTACCGCCGATGCTGCTCACGAATTGAGAACGCCTTTAGCTGCTATTCAGGCTACCGTAGAATCCAGGATCAAACTAGAACCTTTAACCGAAACTGAAGCCAAAGAAACGTTAAAAATTGTAGACAGGCAAAATCATCGACTTTCCCAATTAGTCAAGGATTTATTATTATTATCTCGTATGGATCAAGATGCTATACCTCTGTCTAAAAAATTATGCTGTTTAAATGATTTAATCAGTGATCTTCAAGAAGAGATCGCTGTCATGGTATTAAATTCTGAATTATTTGTAACCACCGATATCCGAGAAAAACAACCCATTTATATTCTAGGAAATGAAGAACAACTCTATCGAGTTATTTTCAATTTAGCCATTAATTCCATTCAATATACTCCCCCTGGTGGTCAAATAATCTTGGGTTTAGATTCTAGTCATCAACAGGCTATTATTCAAGTTAAAGATACGGGAATTGGTATTCCTTTAAACGAACAATCTCGAATCTTTGATCGATTTTATCGAGTCCATAGCGATCGCTCTCGCAAAACCGGAGGATCAGGTTTGGGATTAGCGATTGTTAAAGCGATTATTCAAGCTCATCGTGGTAGTATTGAGGTGGAAAGTCAACCCGGAAAGGGTAGCACTTTTACAGTTCGATTTCCCTTAAAACCAACCGCAACTTTTATGCCTTATTCATAA